The following DNA comes from Neoarius graeffei isolate fNeoGra1 chromosome 25, fNeoGra1.pri, whole genome shotgun sequence.
ACGACATTTAACGGTTGAACAAAGCGTCGTACACCAGGACAGAGGATAACAGGACACGACATGGacacgggtgtgtgtgtgaggatggAGCCACGGGGCTGAGCTATTCAACACGCCGTGTCACTTTACTCATCAGAAGATGGTTTAGCGAATCGTGATTGAGCAGTTAAATCGAGGCGACTTGTGATTTGAGGACGATGAGGCTGAACGTATTGAACAGAACGTCTGAAttgtatggattttttttttcgctCTGTTTGTGTTGCTTGCGAAAGACCAGGTTTTGTTCTGTAATCCCAGGAAATATTGTGCCATTCCCATAGGGCCTTTCCATGTGGCAGTGAGCTACAGTATGGAGAACAAACTCAGTCCCCTCGTCCCATGACGTACACATCACCAGCTGTttctggtagtgtgtgtgtgtgtgtgtatatgtgactCTTCATGAAAGCCCTGTTTCACTGTTTGTGTGTAAGTTTGGATCTGGACTTTGTACTACGCCTGTCCTGCTTTTCAGGCATGTGGTGGGATACAGAGTGGCTCAACTTTCTTTTAACGAGGTTTGTTTCCGTTTACCTGAGAAATCCAGACAAAAATCAGATTTAAACTGTTGTGGAGCATTCTTTCAAGCACAAGACCCATTGGAAGGGTTCGTGAGGAACCTCAAGGACCTCCACCACGTTATCACCTTCCTGTCTAATCGGATGGAGATTTCAGTTTCGACTTTACTCTAGGAAGGATGTTTTCTATTTGTGATGATGCGTCTCCATGGGGCACAGCATAGTTGTGCTCAAAACCTTTGCTGTAGTGACTTTATTATGGTTGAAACTAAACATTGGGCAAGGACTGTATTTTCTCTCGCAAACAGATAATTGGTGGAAAGAGCACTTGGAGGACCGATGTTAACgtttttttgttttccccccAAGCTGCTCTGATTGAGTAAACACGATACTGGTCTACCACagacctaactttttttttttttttgtctaatttagatgatttttttcctcactggtGCCAGATATAGTGAGGTGTTAGATGTGTCTGTCTTTCAAAATTAGATGTCAGCTTTTCTGTGGTTATGGGTTTTTTGTTTCAAAGCGTAATTGGTCCACTTGCCTTTGAGTTATTtcagggttgttgttgttgtttttttttaacgagGTTGGACCATACAATTTCTCAAAACCAAAAAGTCAGTCGAGACGCTAATGTACTAATGTCCTAAAATGAGTAATTGATGATTTTTCCAGCCCAGATAAACCGTGAGGTCTACGTAGATGATCGCATCAGCTGCTTTTTCATAAAAACACATGCTCCACTTTGGCACCATCCAaggtgaagaggggaaaaaagcttCACAAATAAATAAGAGAAAAAAACACTCTAATACAATGGATTGCAATAAATAACAATAAGTTAATTAAATTTCAATAAATACATTTTCCATatagactatatatatatatagataactTTCTGAATATTAAACATTTTTTGTGATGAGTCTGTTCTGGCTGCTGCGTCTTGAGTCTGGGTTGTGAGATGCGTGCTCTGTCTCGTCCGCACTGGCATGTTCGGCTATTTCTTCGGAAGGGCTTCAAATAAAGATCCACCGTTCTGTGCTCTCCACAGACGCCTTCATGCCGACACCACTTGCACCCATCTCGAGCACTCCCACACAACTGAAGTTATAGTTTGTGTATACCCAGACTGTCAGGTTGCGATTTTTCTGTGACTTGCTGATGGACTATGTTATTGTTGCCATTTAGACAGCATTTACATTTCAATCCCTGCTTATAATACTCTGAAGTGGTTTTGTAACAGTGAATACTGAGGTGTTGCTCCTGTCGCTGAAGTACATTTCCtgaagggttgttttttttttggacattaaATCTTTCTCCTTCGATTCTAACGTGCACCTatgtgcaggaaaaaaaaacccccaatgaCACACTCGAGACCTGCACTTTTCCTCCGAGAAGCAGCATTTGTCTCTGCACTGGCTTTGAGCCCTCTGGAGTGCGAGACTTTTGTATTTTGTCCAAGTGTCTTTTCGCTTCCCCAAGCGCACAAATCAGACGCAGGCACACTTCTTGGCGGAATGCTTCTTGAGAGTGTGGTACTCCAAACTGTCGTCCAAGAACGAGAGGTCATCGTCGAACGCTATGGGTCGACAGCAGGTCTGAGAAGGCGACTCTTTGTCAAGCTTCTTATTTTGGGTGAGGTTGTTCAGGATCTTGTCGTAGTTGGTCTCCGAGTCGTAACAGGGACCACTGCAGTACCTAAATATCAACTCCTCTTTGGTCCGGTAACCTAACCCCAGGTCTGTCACATTGAGGTGGATCTCTTTCAGAAGGCACCCGCGCCCTTGACCTTTGATCAGTTCATCCCGATTCCCTTTACCCCCTCTGCCTCCACCTCGTCCTCGacctctcttcctttctcctcgtcCTCTCACTCCTCTCTCTGTGTTTGCTGCTCCTCTACGCCTCCCTTTTTCTTTCCCCGTGCCCTCAAAGTCCATCTCAGGAGAACGCCGCAGTCTGCCAATGGTTGCTGCAATGAAGTCCATTACATCATCAAACTGGTCTGGATGCAGTCCATTGATGTCATCTTTAACAGATAAACCAAGAGAAATCATCATAAGTCATGTCCTGGACTTGGGTGTGTTTTAAACTGTGTCTACATATTTCTATAAGGTGCAATATGATAAGCAGCTCCTTGTTTTACtgatttgtattttctacattctgTTCTCAAGGATGTTGAAAATGCATTTGGATTATGACATTGAGGTACAGCAGAATATATCTGTTCATCCACAAACTCAAAACATACGCACTGTCCTGCGTTTGAATAAAATGTAGCATCCTTTGATCTACATGTAATACACAATGATTTCATTATAGAAGGAACTCCATGAAGTTCCCTCTCTCACATGTCTGCTGAACAGACTGCACTATGGCATCTGGAAAAGCTCTCCTGAGACTAATAGGTGTTTTTGAAGCAAATTTTATTATGACTCAAcaagtaattaaatcaaaagaaaGCAAGAGCCCTTAAAATTCCATTAAGGTCCACTCTGAGTCAGGTAAGTCGAGGTAAGAAAGGGTATGGAAGGGTTTACCGGAGACAGGCAAGTCAGAGGACTGAAGGTTTTTCTTGTCCCAGGTCAGTCAAGGTAAGGAAGAATTTACTGGAGTCGGGTAAGTCAAGCGATGTTGGAGAAGGTTTTACTGGAGTCAGGAAAGTCAAGGTGGGGAAGAGTTTATTGGACACAGGTCAGTCAAGTTGGGGACGGGTTTACTGGAGCCAGGTAGGTCAGGGTAAGGAAGAGTTTACTGAGGCCAGATAAGTCTCAATAAGGAAGAGTTTACGAGAGACAGGGAAGTCAAGGTAAGGAAGGGTTTACTGGAGCAAGGTTGGTCACAGTAAGGAGGGGTTTACTGGGGCCAGGTAGGTCAAGGTATGGAAGGGTTTACTGGGGGCCAGGTAAGTCTAGATAAGGAAGAATTTACTAGAGACAGGGAAGTCAAGGTAAGGAAGGGTTTACTGGAGCAAGGTTGGTCATGGTAAGGAAGGGTTTACCGGGGTCAGGTAGGTCAAGGTAAGGAAGGGTTTACTGGGGGCCAGGTAAGTCTGGATAAGGAAGAGTTTACTGGAGACAGGGAAATCAAGGTAAGGAAGATTTTATTGGAGCCAGGTAAGGAAGGGTTTACtagatccaggtaagtcaaggtaAGGAAAGGTTACTGGGGCCAGGTACATTGAGATAAGGAAGAGTTTACTAGAGCTGGGTAAGTCAAGGTAAGTTGAGGAAGGGTTTATTGGAGCCAGGTATGTCAAGGTATTAGAGTAAAGGTTTCAGGgaacatactacagtggtgcttgaaagtttgtgaaccctttagaattttctatatttctgcataaatatgacctaaaacgtcatcagattttcacacaagtcctaaaagtagataaagagaacccagttaaacaaatgagacaaaaatattatacttggtcatttattttttgaggaaaatgatccaatattacatatctgcaagtggcaaaagtatgtaaacctttgctttcagtatctggtgtgacccccttgtgcagcaataactgcaactagacgtttccggtaactgttgatcagtcctgcacaccggcttggaggaattttagcccattcctccgtacagaacagcttcaactctgggatgttggtgggtttcctcacatgaactgctcgcttcaggtccttccacaacatttccattggattaaggtcaggactttgacttggccattccaaaacattaacttgattcttctttaaccattctttggtaggacgacttgtgtgcttagggtcgttgtcttgctgcatgacccacctcctcttgagattcagttcatggacagatgtcctgacattttcctttagaattcactggtataattcagaattcattgttccatcaatgatggcaagccatgctggcccagatgcagcaaaacaggcccaaaccatgatactaccaccaccatgtttcacagataggataaggttcttatgctggaatgcagtgtttttctttctccaaacataaagcttctcgtttaaaccaaaaagttctattttggtctcatccgtccacaaaacattttttccaatagccttctggcttgtccatgtgatctttagcaaactgcagacaaacagcaatgttctttttggagagcagtggttttctccttgcaaccctgccatgcacaccattgttgttcagtgttctcctgatggtggactcatgaacattaacattagccaatgtgagagaggccttcagttgctaagaagttaccctggggtcctttgtgacctcgccgactattacacgccttgctcttggagtgatctttgttggtcgaccactcttgaggagggtaacaatggtcctgaatttcctccatttgtacacaatctgtctgactgtgcattggtggagtccaaactctttagagatggttttgtaaccttttccagcctgatgagcatcaacaatgctttttctgaggtcctcagaaatctcctttgtttgtgccatgatacacttccacaaacatgtgttgtgaagctcagactttgatagatccctgttctttaaataaaacagggtgcccactcacacctgattgtcatcccattgattgaaaacacctgactctaatttcaccttcaaattaactgctcatcctagaggttcacatacttttgccactcacagatatgtaatattggatcattttcctcaataaataaatgaccaattataatatttttgtcttatttgtttaactgggttctctttatctactcttaggacttgtgtgaaaatctgatggtgttttaggtcacatttatgcaggaatatagaaaattctaaagggttcacaaactttcaagcaccactgtatgtggtgaGTGTGAGAAAACTTGTA
Coding sequences within:
- the gdnfa gene encoding glial cell line-derived neurotrophic factor, which gives rise to MKLWDVLATCLLLLSSVSARPLFNQLQPSRRAPQAERRSELLVLDPVINSHLETDSLKQGSMEEQYDINGLHPDQFDDVMDFIAATIGRLRRSPEMDFEGTGKEKGRRRGAANTERGVRGRGERKRGRGRGGGRGGKGNRDELIKGQGRGCLLKEIHLNVTDLGLGYRTKEELIFRYCSGPCYDSETNYDKILNNLTQNKKLDKESPSQTCCRPIAFDDDLSFLDDSLEYHTLKKHSAKKCACV